In Leptospira stimsonii, the following proteins share a genomic window:
- a CDS encoding type 1 glutamine amidotransferase — protein MRSLIVRFKDCEGPGILLDSLKERNYRISYHNAYDTRIQPIPDAHLIFDLVVLLGGPQSVADPALFSFFEPWFNLVRYASSMPNRKVIGICLGSQIIAKALGGEVSVGEKGPEVGFSNVSVQEAHPVLNGTSSFPAFHLHEDVFTIPKGGKHLLKSEMYPNQMFSFQDRIFGIQCHLEVTAPMLQVWKGVHADFIRSAGWVPGPDTESLRSQMETSGRSIFNAILDL, from the coding sequence ATGAGAAGTTTGATCGTTCGTTTTAAGGACTGCGAAGGTCCTGGGATTCTCTTGGATTCTTTGAAAGAAAGAAATTATAGAATTTCGTATCACAACGCGTACGATACAAGAATTCAACCCATTCCCGACGCTCACTTGATTTTCGACCTCGTTGTCTTATTGGGTGGCCCGCAGTCGGTCGCCGATCCCGCTCTTTTTTCCTTTTTCGAACCTTGGTTCAATCTGGTGCGTTATGCGTCCTCTATGCCCAACCGAAAGGTGATCGGAATTTGTCTCGGTTCTCAAATCATAGCAAAAGCGTTAGGTGGAGAAGTGAGTGTAGGAGAGAAGGGACCCGAGGTCGGATTCTCCAATGTGAGCGTCCAAGAAGCGCATCCTGTTTTGAACGGAACTTCTTCCTTTCCCGCCTTTCATCTTCACGAGGACGTTTTTACGATTCCGAAGGGCGGCAAACATCTTCTAAAAAGTGAGATGTATCCCAATCAGATGTTTTCCTTCCAAGATAGAATTTTCGGAATTCAATGTCACCTGGAAGTTACGGCTCCTATGCTCCAGGTTTGGAAGGGAGTTCACGCGGATTTTATTCGTTCTGCGGGTTGGGTTCCTGGACCCGATACGGAGTCTTTGAGGTCTCAGATGGAGACTTCAGGACGT
- a CDS encoding TlpA family protein disulfide reductase yields MNSEPDFRPFFPFFTGNYVALMKRFALFILLTLLTLQCAPSEQPNLGIQNFQGMTLDGKTIQLSDITAPRLVLNVYGPNCVPCIKELPALNFLYQEMQKDPKIQFYMVVDPALFFDDPETMSEEELLTKAKPLVQEEARKFGIQVPILLMKKPFRVSRSNSIVTGTPETLLFKTKPLVLYYNFIGPISEEANPAKLSTDQKVLFFKRMAGSS; encoded by the coding sequence ATGAATTCGGAACCAGATTTCCGTCCTTTCTTTCCCTTCTTTACTGGAAATTATGTAGCATTGATGAAACGATTTGCCCTTTTTATACTTTTAACCCTTTTGACACTTCAATGTGCGCCCTCCGAACAGCCGAACTTGGGAATCCAAAATTTCCAGGGGATGACTTTGGACGGAAAAACGATTCAACTTTCCGATATAACCGCGCCTCGTTTGGTTTTGAATGTCTATGGCCCGAATTGTGTTCCTTGTATCAAAGAACTCCCAGCGCTCAACTTTCTCTATCAAGAAATGCAAAAGGATCCCAAGATCCAATTCTATATGGTCGTGGATCCGGCTCTTTTCTTCGATGACCCGGAAACGATGTCGGAAGAGGAACTTCTCACAAAAGCAAAACCGTTGGTTCAGGAAGAGGCTCGTAAGTTTGGAATTCAAGTTCCGATTCTTCTGATGAAAAAACCGTTCCGTGTGAGTCGCTCCAATTCGATCGTAACGGGAACTCCGGAAACCCTTCTTTTCAAAACAAAACCGCTCGTTCTCTATTATAATTTTATTGGTCCGATCAGCGAAGAAGCGAATCCAGCCAAACTCTCTACGGATCAGAAAGTTCTCTTTTTCAAAAGGATGGCCGGGTCTTCATGA
- a CDS encoding 6-hydroxymethylpterin diphosphokinase MptE-like protein, producing the protein MYRLVSNPNGTLNLEETQSGFLFHSRFNPTSEGERLSEQIPVPNSPYETILVFGFALGYHVESYLKKRKTPVRLLIVEPISSLKPIAEKFFERLLRSYSENGHEIRMIFGLETFLEKPLTHWLFENTNQVTPFLHPVYSRKFPDLALRFLDSLKQNSQTTQNQSAKTYFQKIWVRNEIRNVLSLFENLNSSKILSGAKKNFFQDQTLLFTGASPSLEGETDWILQNRNRFHLLASDTSLGWLISSGILPDLVLSIDSSRGTLFHFRNILPPNVPILTWFGGSSYLFDLPNPKWIYFSTHPLDQTLRSLFFPEAPIFENPSLNMAGIAVSFAKHLAYGRMIFKGVDFQRSGGRTHCRSTGYEAFDRVQLSRKKSLLGIRYQKSNSWERRFSILEILKRESPELFRSDPVSDLSDVEKKDVRSGLILDDPLRIDRQRWIQFCNAHPEFDGMNSISSRIQAIVSE; encoded by the coding sequence ATCTACCGTCTCGTTTCCAATCCAAACGGAACCCTGAACTTAGAGGAAACCCAATCGGGTTTCCTTTTTCATTCTCGATTCAATCCTACATCGGAAGGAGAACGTCTCTCCGAACAAATCCCGGTTCCGAATTCTCCTTATGAGACGATTCTTGTCTTCGGTTTTGCTCTCGGTTATCACGTAGAATCCTATCTCAAAAAACGAAAAACACCCGTTCGACTTCTCATCGTAGAACCGATTTCTTCTCTCAAACCGATCGCGGAAAAATTCTTCGAGCGTCTCTTACGCTCTTACTCGGAAAACGGCCATGAAATTCGAATGATCTTCGGTCTGGAAACGTTCTTAGAAAAACCCCTCACGCACTGGCTTTTCGAAAACACGAACCAGGTCACCCCCTTCTTACATCCGGTCTATAGCAGAAAATTTCCGGATCTCGCGCTTCGGTTTTTGGATTCACTCAAACAAAATTCTCAAACGACTCAGAATCAAAGCGCCAAAACGTACTTTCAAAAAATCTGGGTTCGAAACGAGATCCGAAACGTTTTGAGTCTCTTCGAGAATCTGAATTCTTCCAAAATTCTTTCCGGAGCAAAGAAGAATTTTTTCCAAGACCAGACCTTACTCTTCACCGGAGCGAGTCCTTCTTTGGAAGGAGAGACCGATTGGATTCTTCAAAACCGAAATCGATTTCATCTCCTTGCTTCCGATACTTCGCTTGGCTGGCTCATCAGCTCGGGCATTCTCCCGGACCTTGTTTTGAGCATCGATTCTTCCAGAGGAACGTTATTTCACTTTCGAAACATTCTTCCTCCGAACGTTCCGATTCTTACCTGGTTTGGTGGTTCTTCTTATCTTTTTGATCTTCCGAATCCGAAGTGGATTTATTTTTCAACCCATCCTTTGGATCAAACGTTACGCTCCCTCTTCTTTCCTGAGGCTCCGATTTTCGAAAACCCGTCCCTCAATATGGCCGGGATCGCCGTCTCCTTCGCCAAACATCTCGCATACGGAAGAATGATTTTCAAAGGTGTGGATTTTCAGAGAAGCGGAGGCAGAACTCACTGTCGGTCGACCGGTTACGAAGCCTTCGATCGTGTCCAACTTTCCAGGAAAAAAAGCCTTTTGGGAATCCGTTATCAGAAATCGAACTCTTGGGAACGAAGATTCTCCATTTTAGAAATTCTGAAACGGGAGTCTCCGGAACTTTTTCGATCCGATCCTGTGTCTGACCTTTCGGACGTGGAAAAAAAGGACGTTCGTTCCGGTTTGATCTTGGACGATCCTCTTCGAATCGACAGGCAACGTTGGATCCAATTTTGCAACGCACATCCGGAATTCGACGGAATGAACTCCATTTCTTCTCGGATCCAAGCGATCGTCTCGGAGTGA
- a CDS encoding response regulator yields MNKGYIICVDDEVSVLETIQQQLRNEFGESHEIETASSAEEGLALMEEIQQSGFVIEVIIADQVMPGMKGSQFLEEVHRRLPDSIKIMLTGQAGLDSAIHAINYGGLSRYVEKPWNIEELTGDIRFLIEKFRQNLENQHLINELNRKIQELEEQNSKLQK; encoded by the coding sequence ATGAATAAAGGTTATATCATTTGTGTCGATGATGAAGTATCGGTCTTGGAAACGATCCAACAGCAACTCCGAAACGAATTTGGAGAGAGTCACGAAATCGAAACCGCGAGTAGCGCGGAAGAAGGTCTGGCTCTGATGGAAGAGATCCAACAGTCCGGCTTTGTGATCGAAGTGATCATCGCCGATCAGGTGATGCCGGGAATGAAAGGGTCTCAGTTTTTAGAGGAAGTTCACAGAAGACTTCCCGATTCCATCAAGATCATGCTCACGGGTCAGGCAGGTTTGGATTCCGCGATTCACGCGATCAATTACGGAGGACTGAGCCGATATGTGGAGAAACCTTGGAATATCGAAGAACTCACCGGAGACATTCGATTCCTGATCGAAAAGTTCCGCCAAAATTTAGAAAACCAACACTTAATCAATGAACTCAACAGAAAAATCCAAGAACTGGAAGAACAAAATTCCAAACTCCAGAAATAA
- a CDS encoding HEAT repeat domain-containing protein, giving the protein MNSTEKSKNWKNKIPNSRNNSKKIVRNLVKYIPFFATILLILFVNQTISSAPQSKPTKLSEEQILKKKDILLQVLKFGTTKERAMALRELEDFPSEHSGVLIDQLGKILEKDPDWMMKVYAIRTVSELKLTQFSDQILKLLKSEQPDIQRESIYATKKLKLEKGAPILFEILRTQDFTKNSNLTVGVLDALGEFPPQEEATTFLLARLNENFNDPEIRAQIALFFGKNKDRKAEGSLLEIYKDTKEPITLRSFSVSALGKMKSVSSMPTIKEELDKIRNIKSKNEVKDYQPLKIHSITALVSMGDKDILEELYAYARDDDPVVRLRAIKHLTDTGDMAVLEILEYKAQRDPSEKVKKAAKMAIEKLKKGESGNDIDLKESDSPKYKAGNRERPIRTGDPSPIPGTSTAPSSDSGSSSSSGGGGSSPGGKGEAEELEDGI; this is encoded by the coding sequence ATGAACTCAACAGAAAAATCCAAGAACTGGAAGAACAAAATTCCAAACTCCAGAAATAATTCGAAAAAGATCGTTCGAAACCTCGTGAAATACATTCCATTTTTTGCAACTATTCTTCTGATTTTATTTGTGAATCAGACGATTTCTTCCGCGCCCCAATCCAAACCTACAAAACTCTCCGAAGAACAAATCCTAAAGAAGAAGGACATCCTACTTCAAGTATTGAAGTTCGGAACGACCAAGGAAAGGGCCATGGCACTTCGGGAATTGGAAGACTTCCCTTCCGAACATTCCGGAGTTCTCATCGATCAACTCGGAAAAATTTTGGAAAAAGATCCGGATTGGATGATGAAGGTCTATGCAATTCGAACGGTTTCCGAACTCAAGCTGACTCAGTTCAGCGATCAAATCCTGAAACTCTTAAAGAGCGAACAACCGGATATTCAGAGAGAATCGATCTACGCGACAAAAAAACTCAAACTCGAAAAGGGAGCCCCGATTCTTTTTGAAATTCTTAGAACGCAGGACTTCACAAAAAATTCGAATCTTACCGTCGGAGTTTTGGACGCACTCGGAGAATTTCCACCGCAAGAAGAAGCGACGACCTTTCTTCTCGCGAGATTGAACGAAAACTTCAACGACCCGGAAATCCGCGCACAGATCGCCCTCTTTTTCGGGAAGAATAAGGATAGAAAAGCGGAAGGTTCTCTTCTGGAAATCTACAAGGACACGAAAGAACCGATCACCTTGAGAAGTTTTTCTGTGAGCGCTCTCGGAAAAATGAAATCCGTTTCTTCCATGCCTACGATCAAAGAAGAATTGGATAAGATCCGAAACATCAAAAGTAAAAATGAAGTCAAAGACTATCAACCGCTAAAGATCCATTCGATCACCGCTCTTGTTTCCATGGGAGACAAGGATATATTAGAAGAATTGTATGCTTACGCAAGGGACGATGATCCGGTCGTGAGACTGAGAGCGATCAAACATCTCACCGATACCGGAGATATGGCGGTTTTAGAAATTTTAGAATACAAGGCTCAGAGAGACCCGAGCGAAAAAGTAAAAAAGGCCGCAAAGATGGCCATTGAAAAATTAAAAAAAGGAGAATCCGGAAACGATATCGACCTGAAAGAATCCGATTCTCCCAAATACAAGGCCGGAAACAGGGAAAGACCGATTCGCACAGGCGATCCTTCTCCGATTCCGGGAACGTCTACGGCTCCTTCGTCCGATAGCGGGAGTTCCTCTTCTTCGGGAGGTGGTGGTTCTTCTCCCGGAGGAAAAGGAGAAGCCGAAGAATTAGAGGATGGAATTTGA